The Mustela nigripes isolate SB6536 chromosome X, MUSNIG.SB6536, whole genome shotgun sequence genomic sequence GGCTTCAGTAAGTTCTCTAGTTATAATTCACAGAACCAGAAAAAAGTATCCCTGGGGAGGAGAGGGCTTTTGCTCTGTCAGGCCCCCAAGACCAGGGGGTCCACCTATCTGATGCCCAACTGGatttcaatgtgagaaagaattTCAGCCTGTGAGAGGTCAtacctcctcccagcccccagtcCAGGATGGGGgctggatggtggtgatggtggcagtggCAGCAGCAGGTGGTGGTGGCCCGGTGGCAGTGGCTGgctgcggtggggtgggggtgggggcggaggaggaagaagaggaggagggggaagaagaggagggggaagtaTTATTTTTTGCCCTTTCATTAGGAGGCCCATGGTGCTGAGAGAAGGCTTCAGCAGCAGGAACCCAGAGCGTTGGGGGGCAGTGCAGGGGGGTAAGGGTAGGGCAACCTGCTTAAGACTGGACAGGCCTGCatgggggggggcgcgggggagtGTAGCCCAGACTTGTCTCAGTTTAAAGGCACAGGACACAGAGACAGGCTTGATTCCTAGCCCACAGGGGCACCCTGCTGGGAGGTCTGTTGGGGCAAGGCCTGTGCAAGGGAGGCAGGTTGGGAGTGCtaactggatttttttatttttatatcaagacactgtgtttaaaatttttacaaaggaCAAACTCCATGGGTTTCCGTTAGTGTTTTaagaacttttctttaaaaaaaaaaaaaaaaaaaaaaagccaacaacaacaaaaaaacaccgcctttttgaaagagaaatgacAGACACAAAAGAGACTTGGTAAAGAAAATGGGGTGAGTTTCTGATACCATTaccccaaaggcagaggcagaaccCAGATtacacccaggggccccatagCAATGACCTCCACCAGAACCTCATTCACCAAATCTAGGGTCCCCTGGTCTAGCCAGGCCAGTGTTCCTGGCCTTTGGGGGAAAGCAGGTCACCCTGCAGTCTCTAGAGCCCTCCACAGGGACACAGAGATAGATGGCTGAAGAGTTCTCCCTTGTGGCCCTCCAACCCCATCCAGCGGTAGCCCCTTTCTCCTTCCACTCCATGGTCTTGCtcaaatctgtttctttcttgggGTGGTCATGTTCCTCGGCCGGATTGTGTGAGCCCTGGGGGTGCCAGAGCCACACAGACATGGGCCTGGAGCCTCCCTTCCAGAGCCTCTTTGCACTCATGGGTTGGAGAAGCATGtgttccaaaattattttaaaaatcaacaaaaacaagacccagaAAAAAGACCAAGTCTGGGGGGAGAAAGAGCTACTCTGCTCTTTAAAACTCCCAAGTCTGGAGTTGGTGGGTGGTGCAGTTCCAAAAGAGGTGGAAGGCGAGCACCAAGGGGGTGTCCAGCTGGTGCTTTCGGGCCCCCAGGAGTGTCTGTGATCAGGCTCAGGGAGCTGGCTTCAGCTGCTGTTCCACAGGTCCTCAGTTTCCCAAGGACTCACTTGCGTCCCCATTTGAAGGGTTTGTTCAGGTTTACTtccttatttgtgtttttgtgcaTGCGAGTGCATGTCCACATCTGTCTATGTTTGTGCAGGTGGGTCTGCTGTCAGGTGTAGGTGGGTGTGTATACATATCTGCGTgtacgtgtctgtgtgtgtgtgtgtgtgcatgcgtgcgtaCATGTGTGTCTTTGCGTGTCTGTGGGTGCATGTGTGTCCATGGATTTgggcaggagggagccaggaGTTAGGCTGTGCTCTGGGCTGGAGCTATACCCGGGTAGTGGAGTGTGAGTGGGGCAGCCCAGTACTGTTGAACCCTGCGGCAAAGGTGTTGTAGGGGTGCAATGTCTGCAGCCCTACCAGGGAGTTGGGAATCATAGTGATGGTGTTGGGTGTCATGAGTGGGATGTCGTCAGGAGAGCGGCGCAGGGTCAGTGTGTAGTCAGGCAGTGCAGTGAGGCGCAGTGTGTCGTGGGGGGGACCAGCCTCACATTCGTGGTGGGTAGGGCCCAGCTGTAAAGCTGCCAGCTCCTCCTCAGGAGCAGCTCCCAATTCAGGGGCCCCGGCACCCCTCTGAGGGCTGGGCTGCCGCAGGGGCTCCTGACGCCGTTTGTCCTTGCGGTAGTAGAGGGCAGCGAAGGCCAGAACGTTAAGGAACAGGAGGGAGGCCCCCACAGCGATGGTGACACTTAACTCAGTGGAGTAGTCACGAGGGTTCTCCACCAGGAGCGGCCCTGCATCCTGGTCCCCATTCCAGGAGCCTTGGGCATTCTCATTGCTGTAGGCAGGGGAGATGGCTGGCCGCTTGGTGCTCCAGGTCTTGCCGTTGGGCCTGCGGGTGATGTGGGAGCTGTGGGTGGTATCCGGGGGCGGCACTTTGGTGGTTGTGGACGTATAGTGGAACATGTCATGCAGGTTGTATAGGTGGGGCACCAGGTGTTTCCAGAAGGCCACCTTGGTGGCTCGGTAATGATCGCGGACCCTTGGTTTTAGCCCGATGTGAAGGTAGAGCTGGTCTCGGGGATTGTATTTGGACCAGGCCACTTCCTCAAAGCGGTTGGCCTTGGTGTGAATGAACTTGGTGTCCTGGGGGACCGGCTTGTTGGGATCCCTGAAATACCACATGGAAATCTGGGGTCACCACTCTACCTAGGTGAGAAAGGGCCCAGAATTCTTTCTCTCACAcccacatttccatttttttcagggtccctccctctgtccacacccctcctcctccctggggccTTGAATTCCTATTGCCCACTGTATCATGGAAACTGGTTCATCCTTCCCTGTGCCCATCCTGTAAGGTCATGCTATAGATGCCTTTTCTTCTCACATGCTTCCAAACATCAGCCAATCTTTTCAGCTGCCCAGTTATTCCAAGAACCCTTGAAAGGCTCTTCATAAAggcacttttttcccctcttcactCAGCCTCTGACCATCTAACCTTGAATCCTGTGGTTCTCATTAACTCTCCCTGTGGCTCAGTCCTAATGCTAGCTGAGTTCCAAGCCTCGACAACATGTTGGAAGGAAGAAATGGCACGAAAGACTCAAAAGGAGGAAGGGAACGAAGAGGGGGCCAAGCAAGATTCGGGGGAAggtcttttaaaaaggagacaaagGAAGAGGTCTAACCATAGAGGAGTGGAGGGGTAGGCATGCTGGGGTCCCAAAGAGCAACCCCCACTTTCTCCTTACCCGGTCTTGGCAAAGTTGGTCCAGTAGGTCATGACGACAGCACTGAGCATGACGTCATTCTTGGAGAAATTGCAGGGGAAGAGGTCGGTGGGGCCTACCATAGGGACACCAAAAACGTAGGGTACTTCATCCCCATGAGCTGCATCTGACCAAGCAGGCTTCATGAGGCTCTGGCAGTGATGGTAGAAGGCGTAGAAGTATGTAGGTGACCCGTAGCGGGCGTGCAGATCAGCGGTCACCACCGAGGGCTCCACCCACTGGTGGTCAGTAAAGAGCGCCACCAGTGTTTTGCGGCGGGTCTCCGGATTGTCACGGTCTGCCCAGTCTGTGTACATGAACTTGATGGTCTCCCTCAGGGTGTCCTTACCCTCAGGATAGCCATACAGATTGTCCACAAAGTTAGAGACTGAGTAGTCAAAATCAGTGCCTGAGACGCCATCCTCAGGGTCCACCACCCCTTCCACGAACTTGAGCCCTTCGCCCTGGTTGACACCTAGCATGATGTCATAGTTGAGGAACTCGCCCTGCTCCATGAGAATCTCAGGGTCATCAGGAATGACGTCGCCATCGATCACAGGGCCAAAGGCCACATGGTAGCGGGCTGGCTGGATGTCCTGCTCTACCAGCTCCTTGGCACTCTTTTGACGAAGACAGTCCACCATGTCCACCGTGTCTAGCACATTACAGCCTACCTTGTCCGCCAGCAGGCTGGTGTACTTCACCGGCTGGTAGTTCACAGCCCAGCTGGACAGGGCAGAACCACTTTGGATGATGGCCCTCTGGAAAAGCCCTGCAGAAGACATGCAGCACCAGCTCAGATCATCATGGCCCCCAGCGCCTAGGCCTCCCTTGCCTTTCCCTGAGGGACAAATTAAACCTCTCCTCACTCCTCTGTCACTGAGGCTGCCCTCTGGGTGCAATGAACTACAAAGGAAGAAGAGACCTTTCAAGAAGAAGAGACCTTTCAGTGGGGATGATGGATTAGGACCAGAGGAGATGTTGCTGGGCCCCTGCATGACCTGGACTGACCCCCTGCCTGCTCCTTGCTTCCTTGTTCTGGAATGAGGGTTGGTAACTTGGGGGTTAAGGAAATGGCAGCGGGAATTAACCCCTTGGGTCCCAGACATCAGCTTccttatgctccctctctttatctctccttgtcTTCCCTCCTTGCTTCCTGCCCAGCTGGGCCCAGTTCTGTGCCAGCACACCACCAGGGAGCTGGCGCTTCCACCACAAAGGGGTCTTTTTCATGAGAGATGAGAAATGCAGGCAGGAGAGAGCCTCACATTCTGGGAGTTTGGGGAAAGATTCCTGAGGGCAAAGGCCTGGGGATCTCAAAGTCTCCAGGGAGCATGCCCTCACAGCGTGGAGTCTCCACAGAGACTTTCCTTTTCCTGAAGCTACTGATGCCTCAGATCTAGTTTTTCCCCTGGCCAAGAGGGAGCCAGTCCTCCGAACTCAAAAAGTGGATGATTCTTCTCCCCgcccaagaaaaaaaagagggggtatCATGCTGTCCCTGGTCCCAACATTCCCAAGTGAGGAATAATCTGGCCCTCAGACACCCTGTTCCTTTGCACTAAGAGAAAGGCAGTTGGCATgggtagaaagagagggacagaaataTAGATTACTACATAAGAGAGAGCCTCACTTTTCCAAAGTGAGGATTACTTTTCCACTGATTCTCTGTgaatcagtcacagaaagactgagaGAACAACTCTTTAGGGGAGCCAGGCCCCTCAGGGGACAGAATGTAGTACTACCCCCAAGAAAGGCCTTGTCCTCCCAGGGAAGTTCCCGATCTGAGGAGGCACCAGTCCTCTTTACAGACAGGGGCATCCTCACAATCAGTCATCTCACCCTCCTTTGTGGAGAAAGGGGTCCCTGTTCCCCCTACTATGGTGTGATTCTGATCCCACCCTGGTCTTCCCTCACTGGCGAAGTCcctggagggacagaggcaggatgTCGAGGTCAGAGAaggtgatttttctctctgagagggatAGGCCTTTTTCAAAGAGGGACTGAAAGTCTTCCTGTGAGAATATCACACACTCACAGGGTGGActccaacaaaaaaaaaccttgtccTCTCTCCCAGATTTCCTTTcctcagaggaaggaaaggaacctATTTCAGGAAGGTCTCTTCTACATGAGAAGCTCATCTTTGCCTCTCAGAGACAGAATGTGCTCTATAGCCCGGAGTTGAAGGGAACTTGCCCTGCTGAGCCACAAAGGGCCTGTTTGGCTTCCTTAATGAGTCACTAGCCAAGCAAGGAGAAATGCTCTCCTCTGGGCTAAGAATGAATCTCCCTTATGGTTGCCCAGCTCAGGAGGAGCTCTGGTGTGAGCTACCAGATTGCCAGCCTCTCAGAAAAAGCCCACCCCACAGGTTAGTGATCCTCACTATTCAAACCCATCTCCCCGCTTAAGGACAGATCCCCTCCTGTACAGACTTGTTCttcagagagaaaggcagaaaatgagTGTTTCTTACACCTAAAAATGAATTCCCACTCTAGATCTCTATCCTGAAGTCACATGTCCTTCCCAAACTGAAAGATTTCCCTTGccccccaattaaaaaaaaaaaaaaaacccactgtcCCTTCAGATAGACATTCTACTCCCACTCACCCAAACTCGACTCCCACACGAAGGAGGATCTTACTCTCTCAAGATATAaacaggattctctctttccctttcctgcaCTGGGAGAAGGACTTCTTCCCTGAGAGGAACATTTCCATTCCACTTCTCCCTAAGGGATGCCAAGCTGGTAGAGGAGGGCCAGCTGATTCCCCTGGGTGCTCTGGACCCCAGAAGGCCTAAGGCTCAGGGTGGGCAGCTGGCCCATTGCTAGCTGAGGTTCTGCCCCGAGCACTACTCACCCTCAGAGTGATGTGACAGCGTGAGGAGGCTGACACAGGACGCGCCAATGCCTGAGCCGAAGACGGTAATACGGCGGGGATCGCCACCAAAGAAGGCAATGTTCTCGCTCACCCAGCGGAGGGCCTGGATTTGGTCAAGAAGCCCATAGTTGCCCTTGGCAGCCTGATCGCCAGTACTCAGGAAACCTGGATTCAACATAGGGCATGAGGACGGTgaaggcagagggatgggggatTGGGGTTAGAATGGCAGGCAGGAGATGGGGACGGGGAGGGTGGGAGGGcatgaggacagaggaaggggcaTGCGGTGGTGTTCTGTCCACCCAGCTACCATGTACCATGGCTCCTGTATGCAAGTTCCAGCCCCATCCATATAGGAAGGATTGATCTGTTCCTTGCCTCCCACTCCCATTCTCCAGTGTGGAGGGGGGGGGTCCCCAGACTATTCGAGGGGACGCCTTCAGCTGGGAGACTTAAACTGCAAGAATTGCAAATGGCCAGGTCCCTGAGGTACTCTTTAAGACATTACCCTAGCTTCCCGGCGAGATAGTTTGGAAAGAACAGACACCCTGGAGTCAGATGGTCCTCAGTTCGCGTTCTAGCTCTACTGCCTACTGGCCATATAGccttgggaaagttatttaaaatatctgggctatagtttcctcttctgtaaaatggagataaaaatacttcaaaggGTTGTTGCCAGGATAAATCGAACACAGGCCTCTCTAACACACTCCACACTCTTTAAGTCTGTAATTACTTCttgttccccttcctcctctctctgaaggAAGTGAGGCTCCCAAGAGGTAATGGTCCCCAAGCCCTGCTTGCTGCCCATCCTGTCTGGATTCGTCCACCTGCACACCTCGTTCCAGGGCCTCGGGTGGCTCCTTCCCCTCATCTCGGGGCTGATTCTCATTTGCCCTCTGCCCAAGACCTAATGATTCAGAAACTAGGGGGAGGAGGCCCCGCAATCTGTATTTTTCACCAGCTCTCCAGGTGATCTGGGGCCGCTAAAGTTAGAAAACCACTGGGTGAGGCCATCTTTTTCATCTGGTGGAGAAATGGGCAAGTCAGCGCTGTGTGTTACCACAGAAACAGGTCTTCCCGCCCGCCCACCCACTGGGATTTGCTGCTGAGGAGACATGTCACCATGGAGACTACCTTCCCACCCACCTGCTGGGATTTGCTGCTGTGGAGACTTGTTGCCATGGAGACTACCTTCCCGCCCACCTGCTGGCTATCCCACAGAGATGTCctatatccccccccccccctgcatcCATTCCAGAATGACCACACCGcctcatttcctctcttccttgatCCCTGCGCTCCTTGGAAAGCTCCCGTCTTCTCCTGCCCTAGGCTTCTGGAAGGGTTCTTTCCAGGCGGGTAGTCGTGGCGCTCCTACGCGTCGGACACCCCATACCTGGATTGGTTCGTTTTGGACTCCCTATTTGAAAGCACCTTCACAGCACCTGGGATCAGCTTTGTGGGAGGTCATGTTTGAAAAGGCCCCCTCAGCTCGCAGGGAGTTCTCTGGCTATCCTGGCTGGCCATGGGTGGAAGCTGAATTGAAATAGACTCAAGCAGGTGCAAGACCTCATCCCTGTCTTTCTCAGGTCCTCCTGTTTCTAGCTTCTGTGAAAGAGCTCATTTCACCCTCTTCAAGGGTGCTATTAATTTACATTTGGTACCATTAAGGCCATAAAGTACTTAGTTATTCCTCTCAGACCCAGTCACAAGCCCTCTTTAGCCCCCAGGTTCCCGGAGAGGAACTGTGAAGGAATCAAAGAAAGCCTGAATGAGGATGAACGGAGGGGCCCTTGTTCCTCcagagaagggagcctgcttctcctctgcctgtccCATTCATACACCGAAGCTGCTGCTGCAAGTCTTAAAAAAGTCTGCTGACCAAGATCCACCCCAGCTGTCCAAGCCCTAGACCCTCCTGCAAGAACCACTCTTTGCTTCTCTTAGCCCTCCCATcctgtctccctgcctttctccttcctctgtatttcctttccctttcctcttacTGAAGCCACGGCACACCAGGCTTCAGCCCCGGCTGAGGGAGTGTGCCGTGAAATGTGTCAATGCATCTGTCCCAGCAGCGGGAGGAGCCCCGGTGCTTCAAGGTAGTCAAGTAGATTTCGCCAACGTGTCTCGATTCCCTGGGTTGGGAATAAAGGCCTGATGGGGCTGGGTGGAGGAGCCAACCACCCCTTTCTACTCCCTTGGCTTCCACCAAGCCCCGGGATGAGTGGCGCTGAAGCATGCAGATGAGGCCATGTCAACCATCTCTACTACAAGAGTCCTGCGTGAAGTGTTCTATCCACTGGGCCGAGACAGGTGATCCCACAAATGTGACCAACCAAGAGTGCACAAAGTCTGGCAGTGCAGGAGAGCAAGTCGCTCACTGCTAGGGCCCCAGTAACTCAGCCGTCCACGGAAACCATGGGAGGAGAAGTGCTGAAATACTCCTCCACAGAAACTGTCACAATAAACCTGAGACCGGCTCCCTTGGCCCTGGATTTGCACTGTGTCGTCCATGGTGGGCCCCCCATCAACAGAGGATGAGGGAATCAGGCACACTGCACCCAAACCACAGAGCTCCATCCCTCGAGGCTTGACTTTCACTAGGTTGTCTGTTTGCCCCAAAAGCTGCCTGAGCAGAGATGTATCATCAAATTCTGGAACCCAGATGAAAACCTGGCAAGCCCCTACCTCCCTGGCCCTGGGGGTGTCCACGTCTGCTATCCCGCCGGTGTCTCTTGTGTTGGTCTCAAGCCCCATGGCGGGGACtcctcaaataataaaatgggatcCATAGACTGGTCTGTGACAGTCTCCATATAAATGAATCACCCAAGATGGCCCAAGAAGCACCTCAGAGTAAACCATATGTCTGAGCTCAGTGCTTCCAGAGAAGCTGAAGGGAGGGTGAATGTGTGCATGCCGCTGGGGGGGTCCCAATCCAGCCTACCCAATCTGGGATGCTTAAAGACCCAAAACAACCAAGTCACAGCTACACAGCAAAGTCTCCAAGTGCCAGGGACAGATCTATGTTCTACGTCTGGCACCGAGAGACAAAAACATCTTGTAGGTACCCAGGATCCAATCAGTGGCTTATAGACTACATTTGGGTTGCTGAGCAGGCTTTAAAGGAGACACAGGAAGTGGTGGGGGGAACTTTGGACCAAATCTCAGTTTGTGACTCCTTCCAAGGTTTGGATAATATTATGTTGATCATTAACAGCTGAAGCCCAAAGAATACGACTCTTGCCCCTAGATGTGCTGTTTTGGTTACCCAAATGAGAAGGGGTTGTAAAGCGGGTGGGGTGGGTGTAGGTGCTTAACCTGAGTTTCTAGGATGAGTTTCAGTGATGTCCATGGAAACATTTCTATAGGTTTGTGTACGTGTGTGCACATTTACCCGGTGGGGGGGCGGGTAGGGTCCATAGCTTTCATTAGAATCTCAGAGGGGTCTAAGGCTCCCCCAAAAGTTAGGAACTTCTGATGTATAAGCTTCAAGATTGGGGAAGTGGGAGGGTTGTCCAGGAACCAGCACACTGGGTACCATAGAGAACACTCACCGACAACAGGCCCTGTACAGCCCACAGCTGCGAAGAGACACTTCAGATCCTGAatctctctttcctgtctctttgcTCGGTGTGATCttgtcctcttttctctcccctctgtcttttccttctcttcctcaatTCCCAGCCCCCCACATTCCTCCCCGTTCctccactctttctttttctgcctccctAAGCTGTTCCGATCATACGGAACCGAGGCACATTCTTCGTACTCTCTGTGCTTTCCAATAAAACCAACAGAATGGAGCtctgtgtttctgatttttaaaagcagccGAGTTGAACATTTTCTATCAGTCTCACTAAGAAAATAAGGTGGCAGGGCTCCTTCTGGCCTTCAGCTACCGTAGGCGCATGGCTGGATATCTGTGTGACCTTGCTTCTGGAAATTCCTGACTCTTCGGGAACCATGCAGCCCTTGCATGTAGCTTTATGGCCAccttctcttcccctttgctGTCAGAGACTCAGATCCCCTTCCTCAACAGGACAGATCACTTAAGAGAGCCTCACCAGGATGTCTGGGGCAACTCGGGGAGACAGAGGAGCAGCAGCCAAACCATGAAATCCAAGCCCACCAGATCAcctagagaccagggagatgcCTTGCATGCTTCATCCCCCAGG encodes the following:
- the NLGN3 gene encoding neuroligin-3 isoform X2, translating into MWLRLGPPSLSLSPTSTIGWSLCLTLWFLSLVLRASTQAPAPTVNTHFGKLRGARVPLPSEILGPVDQYLGVPYAAPPIGEKRFLPPEPPPSWSGIRNATHFPPVCPQNIHTAVPEVMLPVWFTANLDIVATYIQEPNEDCLYLNVYVPTEDGSGAKKQGEDLADNDGDEDEDIRDSGAKPVMVYIHGGSYMEGTGNMIDGSVLASYGNVIVITLNYRVGVLGFLSTGDQAAKGNYGLLDQIQALRWVSENIAFFGGDPRRITVFGSGIGASCVSLLTLSHHSEGLFQRAIIQSGSALSSWAVNYQPVKYTSLLADKVGCNVLDTVDMVDCLRQKSAKELVEQDIQPARYHVAFGPVIDGDVIPDDPEILMEQGEFLNYDIMLGVNQGEGLKFVEGVVDPEDGVSGTDFDYSVSNFVDNLYGYPEGKDTLRETIKFMYTDWADRDNPETRRKTLVALFTDHQWVEPSVVTADLHARYGSPTYFYAFYHHCQSLMKPAWSDAAHGDEVPYVFGVPMVGPTDLFPCNFSKNDVMLSAVVMTYWTNFAKTGDPNKPVPQDTKFIHTKANRFEEVAWSKYNPRDQLYLHIGLKPRVRDHYRATKVAFWKHLVPHLYNLHDMFHYTSTTTKVPPPDTTHSSHITRRPNGKTWSTKRPAISPAYSNENAQGSWNGDQDAGPLLVENPRDYSTELSVTIAVGASLLFLNVLAFAALYYRKDKRRQEPLRQPSPQRGAGAPELGAAPEEELAALQLGPTHHECEAGPPHDTLRLTALPDYTLTLRRSPDDIPLMTPNTITMIPNSLVGLQTLHPYNTFAAGFNSTGLPHSHSTTRV
- the NLGN3 gene encoding neuroligin-3 isoform X3: MWLRLGPPSLSLSPTSTIGWSLCLTLWFLSLVLRASTQAPAPTVNTHFGKLRGARVPLPSEILGPVDQYLGVPYAAPPIGEKRFLPPEPPPSWSGIRNATHFPPVCPQNIHTAVPEVMLPVWFTANLDIVATYIQEPNEDCLYLNVYVPTEDDIRDSGAKPVMVYIHGGSYMEGTGNMIDGSVLASYGNVIVITLNYRVGVLGFLSTGDQAAKGNYGLLDQIQALRWVSENIAFFGGDPRRITVFGSGIGASCVSLLTLSHHSEGLFQRAIIQSGSALSSWAVNYQPVKYTSLLADKVGCNVLDTVDMVDCLRQKSAKELVEQDIQPARYHVAFGPVIDGDVIPDDPEILMEQGEFLNYDIMLGVNQGEGLKFVEGVVDPEDGVSGTDFDYSVSNFVDNLYGYPEGKDTLRETIKFMYTDWADRDNPETRRKTLVALFTDHQWVEPSVVTADLHARYGSPTYFYAFYHHCQSLMKPAWSDAAHGDEVPYVFGVPMVGPTDLFPCNFSKNDVMLSAVVMTYWTNFAKTGDPNKPVPQDTKFIHTKANRFEEVAWSKYNPRDQLYLHIGLKPRVRDHYRATKVAFWKHLVPHLYNLHDMFHYTSTTTKVPPPDTTHSSHITRRPNGKTWSTKRPAISPAYSNENAQGSWNGDQDAGPLLVENPRDYSTELSVTIAVGASLLFLNVLAFAALYYRKDKRRQEPLRQPSPQRGAGAPELGAAPEEELAALQLGPTHHECEAGPPHDTLRLTALPDYTLTLRRSPDDIPLMTPNTITMIPNSLVGLQTLHPYNTFAAGFNSTGLPHSHSTTRV
- the NLGN3 gene encoding neuroligin-3 isoform X1, coding for MWLRLGPPSLSLSPTSTIGWSLCLTLWFLSLVLRASTQAPAPTVNTHFGKLRGARVPLPSEILGPVDQYLGVPYAAPPIGEKRFLPPEPPPSWSGIRNATHFPPVCPQNIHTAVPEVMLPVWFTANLDIVATYIQEPNEDCLYLNVYVPTEDVKRISKECARKPNKKICRKGGSGAKKQGEDLADNDGDEDEDIRDSGAKPVMVYIHGGSYMEGTGNMIDGSVLASYGNVIVITLNYRVGVLGFLSTGDQAAKGNYGLLDQIQALRWVSENIAFFGGDPRRITVFGSGIGASCVSLLTLSHHSEGLFQRAIIQSGSALSSWAVNYQPVKYTSLLADKVGCNVLDTVDMVDCLRQKSAKELVEQDIQPARYHVAFGPVIDGDVIPDDPEILMEQGEFLNYDIMLGVNQGEGLKFVEGVVDPEDGVSGTDFDYSVSNFVDNLYGYPEGKDTLRETIKFMYTDWADRDNPETRRKTLVALFTDHQWVEPSVVTADLHARYGSPTYFYAFYHHCQSLMKPAWSDAAHGDEVPYVFGVPMVGPTDLFPCNFSKNDVMLSAVVMTYWTNFAKTGDPNKPVPQDTKFIHTKANRFEEVAWSKYNPRDQLYLHIGLKPRVRDHYRATKVAFWKHLVPHLYNLHDMFHYTSTTTKVPPPDTTHSSHITRRPNGKTWSTKRPAISPAYSNENAQGSWNGDQDAGPLLVENPRDYSTELSVTIAVGASLLFLNVLAFAALYYRKDKRRQEPLRQPSPQRGAGAPELGAAPEEELAALQLGPTHHECEAGPPHDTLRLTALPDYTLTLRRSPDDIPLMTPNTITMIPNSLVGLQTLHPYNTFAAGFNSTGLPHSHSTTRV
- the NLGN3 gene encoding neuroligin-3 isoform X4, which gives rise to MWLRLGPPSLSLSPTSTIGWSLCLTLWFLSLVLRASTQAPAPTVNTHFGKLRGARVPLPSEILGPVDQYLGVPYAAPPIGEKRFLPPEPPPSWSGIRNATHFPPVCPQNIHTAVPEVMLPVWFTANLDIVATYIQEPNEDCLYLNVYVPTEDVKRISKECARKPNKKICRKGGSGAKKQGEDLADNDGDEDEDIRDSGAKPVMVYIHGGSYMEGTGNMIDGSVLASYGNVIVITLNYRVGVLGFLSTGDQAAKGNYGLLDQIQALRWVSENIAFFGGDPRRITVFGSGIGASCVSLLTLSHHSEGLFQRAIIQSGSALSSWAVNYQPVKYTSLLADKVGCNVLDTVDMVDCLRQKSAKELVEQDIQPARYHVAFGPVIDGDVIPDDPEILMEQGEFLNYDIMLGVNQGEGLKFVEGVVDPEDGVSGTDFDYSVSNFVDNLYGYPEGKDTLRETIKFMYTDWADRDNPETRRKTLVALFTDHQWVEPSVVTADLHARYGSPTYFYAFYHHCQSLMKPAWSDAAHGDEVPYVFGVPMVGPTDLFPCNFSKNDVMLSAVVMTYWTNFAKTGQPLPPGHHHLLLPLPPSPPSSPHPGLGAGRSDSRDRTWESAPQV